A stretch of Longibacter salinarum DNA encodes these proteins:
- a CDS encoding LapA family protein: protein MRFALVFALILAVLTVVFALQNDDPMAVDFLFVQTQGSKALVLIVTFATGVLTGLLSTLPGRIRDRRKIKNLKGSTTPTPGPSAFESPSAETFSRKKKKQKDTKDTSSSPSSSSSSS, encoded by the coding sequence ATGCGTTTCGCACTCGTCTTTGCGCTCATTCTCGCTGTTCTTACGGTCGTATTTGCGCTGCAAAATGACGATCCGATGGCCGTCGATTTCTTGTTCGTCCAGACGCAGGGCTCCAAAGCGCTCGTGCTGATCGTGACGTTCGCTACGGGCGTGCTCACGGGTCTACTCAGCACCCTGCCCGGACGAATTCGCGATCGGCGGAAGATCAAGAACCTCAAAGGATCAACAACCCCAACACCGGGCCCTTCCGCATTCGAATCACCATCCGCCGAAACGTTCTCCCGGAAGAAGAAAAAGCAGAAGGACACGAAGGACACGTCGTCGAGCCCATCGTCAAGCTCGTCGTCATCCTAG
- a CDS encoding glycosyltransferase codes for MPTLPYADFIAPYLAGVHVLIWVTLLANIIYLRRKRTRKQPDIEPFVSILIPARNEEENLRRLLPSLLEQDYEHFEVIVVDDGSTDATWNVLSAANDNRLRPVRGEGPPPGWLGKPHACYVAASHAEGDRYLFLDADTELADSGALRRIVERESALPDDTVATGLPRLRGAAQILVSLVPNAILTGLPWPLVRPLRIDSLGALNGQCWMIDADRYHAYEPHVEVKNKVLEDVEIGRYFKREGFTPALLDVRDEITVYMYSTFGDAWRGFRKNAYLILGGSPASFVGLYLFFFLTFVASPFVHPGFLASVLLLKGTTDRLTRFSPLFALLAPVSYLLGSALQLDSAISHWTGRVSWKGRSVGAVAVDRSTASNS; via the coding sequence ATGCCGACCCTCCCTTACGCCGACTTCATCGCCCCATATCTTGCCGGCGTTCACGTTCTTATCTGGGTCACCCTTCTCGCCAACATCATTTATCTGCGACGGAAGCGGACGCGCAAGCAGCCTGATATCGAGCCGTTTGTCTCCATCCTGATTCCGGCGCGGAACGAGGAAGAGAACCTCCGGCGCCTCCTCCCCTCGCTCCTCGAACAGGACTACGAGCACTTCGAAGTCATTGTTGTCGATGATGGCTCGACGGACGCGACGTGGAACGTATTGTCCGCCGCGAACGATAATCGTCTTCGACCGGTGCGCGGCGAGGGTCCCCCGCCGGGCTGGTTAGGCAAACCGCACGCCTGCTACGTTGCCGCCTCCCACGCCGAGGGGGATCGCTACCTCTTTCTCGATGCCGACACGGAGCTCGCCGATTCGGGCGCCCTCCGACGCATCGTGGAACGCGAGTCTGCCCTGCCGGACGATACCGTTGCGACCGGATTGCCGCGTTTACGGGGAGCCGCTCAGATTCTTGTGAGTCTCGTGCCGAACGCCATCCTCACCGGACTTCCCTGGCCGCTGGTTCGCCCACTACGCATCGATTCGCTCGGTGCCTTGAATGGCCAATGCTGGATGATCGATGCGGATCGGTATCACGCATACGAGCCGCATGTAGAGGTCAAAAACAAGGTCCTCGAGGATGTAGAGATCGGCCGCTACTTCAAACGGGAAGGGTTTACGCCGGCACTGCTGGATGTCCGCGATGAGATCACCGTCTACATGTACAGTACCTTCGGAGATGCCTGGCGCGGATTTCGGAAAAATGCGTATCTGATTCTCGGCGGTTCCCCTGCATCATTCGTCGGGCTCTACTTGTTCTTTTTCCTTACCTTCGTTGCCTCCCCATTCGTGCATCCAGGATTTCTGGCGAGTGTGCTCCTGCTCAAAGGAACGACGGACCGCCTGACTCGATTTTCGCCCCTATTCGCGCTCCTCGCTCCCGTCTCCTATCTTCTCGGTAGCGCTCTGCAACTCGACTCTGCCATCTCCCACTGGACCGGTCGCGTCTCGTGGAAAGGTCGCAGCGTCGGTGCCGTTGCCGTTGACCGATCCACGGCGTCCAATTCTTGA
- a CDS encoding 1-acyl-sn-glycerol-3-phosphate acyltransferase has product MDETPPKATEGLPDTSPVILYANHHHFYDGHLLWYLLRHALGRPGTIWMEEWDRYPFFAAVGAQPFPTDDSRRRAATIRRTARRFREAPRTVMVYFPEGELHTPAEGIHPFPEGAAQRLARFYPEATWWPIAIDVTFWGDKHPTACLLPGTPHSAPDGNERDRLTRLWHTLRETLPEAPHHVLLNGRPSPTDVWDFSRFASLFARYLKPL; this is encoded by the coding sequence ATGGATGAGACGCCTCCGAAAGCAACCGAGGGGCTCCCGGACACATCACCCGTGATTTTGTATGCAAACCATCATCACTTCTACGACGGGCATCTGCTGTGGTATCTCCTTCGACACGCTCTCGGTCGCCCCGGGACCATCTGGATGGAAGAATGGGATCGCTACCCTTTTTTCGCTGCCGTAGGGGCACAGCCATTTCCAACGGACGACTCGCGACGCCGCGCCGCAACCATTCGGAGGACCGCCCGCAGATTTCGAGAGGCGCCACGAACCGTGATGGTGTACTTTCCGGAAGGCGAATTGCACACCCCGGCGGAGGGCATTCATCCGTTTCCTGAAGGGGCCGCGCAACGCCTCGCACGATTCTATCCAGAAGCGACCTGGTGGCCGATCGCCATCGACGTTACGTTCTGGGGCGATAAACATCCAACGGCTTGCCTCCTTCCTGGCACTCCTCATTCTGCACCGGATGGAAACGAACGGGATCGTTTAACGCGACTCTGGCATACGCTTCGTGAAACGTTGCCCGAAGCACCACACCACGTCCTGTTGAACGGACGGCCGAGCCCGACCGACGTGTGGGACTTCTCACGCTTTGCGTCCCTCTTTGCGCGCTACCTCAAGCCCCTATGA
- a CDS encoding phytoene/squalene synthase family protein translates to MSTATLDTRADEDQWIWTSFRHHSRTFSLATRFLPRSVQMPIATLYLFCRRVDTLADDRVLEVGAAQTLRELDELNAALDKTLLGNPPVENILWRRLHEVHQTYQLDREPLYELIAGARWDLEGETVDTLDDLIYYSNLVGGSVGAMMLPFLVDDDRHRDELEEPARKLGIAMQITNILRDVGEDARRLDRIYLPSTWMQDHGVNPDDLESGTVPPNYSELLEPIMEEAEWRYLEGFSGIDALPWKCRTGIRGAARMYREIMNEVRANGYDNLNHRAYASLGRKLFLVAIDNYEARKNRLKTRAPHVAA, encoded by the coding sequence ATGTCTACGGCAACTCTAGATACGCGCGCCGACGAAGATCAGTGGATCTGGACGTCGTTTCGCCACCATTCCCGTACGTTCTCTCTGGCCACGCGCTTCCTCCCGCGCTCGGTGCAGATGCCCATCGCGACTCTGTATCTGTTCTGCCGCCGGGTCGATACGCTCGCGGATGATCGGGTGCTAGAGGTCGGAGCTGCTCAAACACTCCGAGAACTAGATGAACTAAACGCTGCCCTCGACAAAACGCTACTCGGCAACCCGCCTGTGGAGAACATCCTCTGGAGGCGACTGCATGAGGTCCATCAGACGTACCAACTCGACCGAGAGCCACTGTACGAACTCATTGCCGGGGCTCGGTGGGACCTGGAGGGCGAAACGGTGGACACGCTCGATGATCTGATCTACTACTCTAACCTGGTTGGTGGGAGCGTTGGGGCAATGATGCTCCCGTTCCTCGTCGACGATGACCGCCACCGTGATGAACTCGAGGAGCCGGCGCGGAAGCTCGGCATCGCAATGCAAATCACGAATATTCTTCGTGATGTCGGCGAGGACGCCCGCCGGCTGGACCGGATCTACCTGCCGTCAACGTGGATGCAAGACCACGGCGTGAACCCAGACGATCTAGAATCTGGCACCGTCCCTCCGAACTACTCCGAGCTACTGGAACCGATCATGGAGGAAGCGGAGTGGCGGTACCTTGAGGGGTTTTCCGGGATCGACGCGCTGCCGTGGAAGTGCCGGACTGGAATCCGTGGAGCCGCGCGCATGTATCGCGAGATTATGAATGAGGTCCGCGCGAACGGCTACGACAATCTGAACCACCGAGCGTACGCCTCCCTCGGGCGAAAGCTCTTTCTTGTTGCGATCGACAATTACGAGGCACGGAAAAACCGGCTCAAAACACGAGCTCCACACGTGGCCGCCTGA
- the cruF gene encoding bisanhydrobacterioruberin hydratase CruF, giving the protein MPTDTASQGFRDSIDQLFRFGFWLLVGSVVFSLLGMLLLKLFPSAWGVFGPIYDKLVKTPTWTYMAMLAILPVLMYGPSLGWKRMTFFIAWGCLIGGSSELIGTTGFATWNDIALPFGGYEYTQWLGAKMFDHVPYFIPPSWFAMAVVSFDLARRVVSSRWAGVLVGTVYMVLWDVSLDPAMTQGQVPFWSYAVDGFYYGMPLSNWIGWFVVSLVIIFGYEYIGGGLKETNEWAPWLYIVNCAFPLGICLLEGLYLAVLVGTLATAVPFIVLYLHGKRRPTIQTPQPQQA; this is encoded by the coding sequence ATGCCCACGGATACTGCCTCGCAGGGCTTCCGCGACTCCATCGACCAGTTGTTTCGATTTGGGTTTTGGTTACTGGTAGGCTCGGTTGTGTTCAGCTTGCTGGGAATGCTCCTTCTGAAACTCTTCCCGTCGGCCTGGGGCGTTTTCGGTCCCATCTACGATAAGCTGGTCAAAACGCCAACCTGGACGTACATGGCGATGCTGGCAATCCTGCCTGTACTGATGTATGGACCGTCTCTGGGGTGGAAGCGAATGACGTTCTTTATCGCATGGGGCTGTCTGATCGGCGGAAGCAGCGAATTGATCGGAACGACGGGTTTCGCGACCTGGAACGACATCGCACTTCCGTTCGGAGGCTACGAGTACACGCAGTGGTTGGGAGCCAAAATGTTCGACCACGTGCCGTATTTTATCCCGCCCTCCTGGTTCGCGATGGCCGTCGTGTCCTTTGACCTTGCTCGACGCGTTGTGAGTTCGCGCTGGGCCGGGGTGCTGGTTGGAACCGTATATATGGTGCTGTGGGACGTGTCGCTCGATCCTGCAATGACCCAAGGGCAGGTTCCGTTCTGGTCGTACGCCGTCGACGGATTTTACTACGGAATGCCGTTGTCGAACTGGATTGGATGGTTCGTCGTCTCGCTCGTGATTATCTTTGGTTACGAGTACATCGGAGGCGGACTCAAAGAAACAAACGAGTGGGCTCCATGGCTTTACATCGTCAACTGCGCGTTTCCTCTCGGCATTTGTTTACTGGAAGGCCTGTACCTCGCCGTTCTCGTCGGTACGCTAGCCACCGCCGTTCCATTCATCGTACTCTATCTCCACGGAAAGCGGCGGCCTACGATTCAAACGCCTCAGCCACAGCAGGCCTGA
- a CDS encoding WbqC family protein, with translation MIAIRPPEYFPRSAYISLMQHADHFVLADTFQYSRQSFQNRSKLRNPNGWQWITVPLQGYAYGEPIHRVKIDHDNRWKERHWRSFMYNYRSTMYFEYYEDRFRPMFDEEEWPTLADLTCRSVEVEAKLMQIDTPIIRASELNGAPASVDDILATMDAEGESLLCLPDTAAVNAKTGRDVHVLQFDLEPYRQNFEGFEAEMSAMDFAFNYGPDAAVRIADAGTIQPYADTA, from the coding sequence ATGATAGCCATCCGCCCGCCGGAGTATTTCCCGCGCTCCGCGTACATTTCGCTGATGCAACATGCAGATCACTTCGTGCTCGCGGACACGTTTCAATATAGTCGGCAATCGTTCCAGAACCGTAGCAAGCTCCGCAATCCAAACGGCTGGCAGTGGATTACTGTGCCGCTGCAGGGATACGCGTACGGCGAACCGATTCATCGGGTAAAGATCGATCACGATAATCGGTGGAAGGAGCGTCATTGGCGCTCTTTCATGTACAACTATCGTTCAACGATGTACTTCGAGTATTACGAGGATCGGTTTCGGCCGATGTTTGATGAGGAAGAATGGCCAACGCTTGCAGATCTGACGTGTCGCTCGGTCGAAGTGGAAGCGAAACTGATGCAAATCGACACGCCGATCATTCGGGCTTCTGAACTGAACGGTGCTCCGGCCTCGGTCGATGACATCCTCGCCACCATGGATGCAGAGGGCGAATCGCTTCTTTGCCTGCCCGATACCGCTGCCGTCAACGCAAAGACCGGACGCGACGTACACGTACTACAGTTTGACCTGGAACCATACCGCCAGAACTTCGAGGGCTTTGAGGCCGAGATGTCTGCGATGGATTTCGCCTTTAACTACGGCCCGGATGCCGCTGTCCGAATCGCCGATGCGGGGACCATTCAACCGTATGCGGACACTGCGTAG
- the dcd gene encoding dCTP deaminase: MILPDHHIRQLATDASMIDPFVDGQVREDVISYGLSSFGYDMRIATEFRVFTPNIHNSVVDPKRIDERAMVEYETDDHILIPPNSYVLGRSVEYFRMPPDVLAIVLGKSTYARSGIIVNVTPLEPGWEGHVTIEISNATPLPAKVYANEGIAQVLFLHGETPEVSYADKKGKYQHQRGITLPRMDNVQKPHARGGDTQSTG, encoded by the coding sequence ATGATTCTACCGGATCACCACATTCGCCAGCTCGCTACCGACGCTTCCATGATCGACCCATTTGTAGATGGGCAGGTCCGCGAAGATGTCATCAGCTACGGCTTGAGCTCGTTCGGGTACGATATGCGGATCGCGACCGAATTTCGAGTGTTCACGCCGAACATCCACAACAGTGTCGTCGACCCGAAGCGCATCGATGAGCGGGCGATGGTGGAATACGAAACGGACGACCACATTCTCATCCCTCCGAACTCGTACGTGCTCGGTCGCTCCGTCGAGTATTTCCGCATGCCACCGGATGTGCTGGCGATCGTGCTCGGTAAGTCTACCTATGCGAGAAGCGGGATCATCGTTAACGTGACACCGCTCGAGCCGGGCTGGGAGGGACACGTGACGATCGAGATCAGCAACGCCACGCCGCTCCCGGCCAAGGTGTACGCGAACGAAGGGATTGCACAGGTGCTGTTCCTGCACGGGGAGACGCCGGAAGTCTCGTACGCCGATAAAAAAGGCAAGTACCAGCACCAGCGGGGAATCACGTTGCCGCGAATGGATAACGTGCAGAAACCCCATGCAAGGGGAGGGGACACCCAGTCGACCGGATGA
- a CDS encoding dihydrodipicolinate synthase family protein, with product MSDSQPHGVIAAACTPINADKGPDATLLAEHVRRLQTHGCDFVLLFGTTGEGLSFTVEERKRTLDAVISQGVDPASLLVGTGACPLPDAAELTAHATDHNVAGVLVVPPFHFPVVSDDGVFAAYDALIRDVDDDRLRLYFYHFPDMTGVKISFPVIQRLIDAHGEQVAGVKDSSREWDHMQALCHSFPNLRIFSGTERFLAPIVAEGGAGCISATVNVTAPLARKVYAGAVAGQDVKLDQDRLSNLRMDIAQYPVITALKCLLAMQTGETSWTRTRPPIIPPTDDLRAELDGVLTQLADLEAPTSSA from the coding sequence ATGTCCGACTCCCAACCACACGGCGTCATCGCAGCTGCCTGCACTCCGATCAACGCTGATAAAGGGCCTGATGCCACCTTGCTCGCGGAGCACGTCCGGCGGCTACAGACCCACGGCTGCGACTTCGTTCTCCTGTTTGGCACAACCGGCGAAGGGCTCTCCTTTACGGTTGAGGAACGCAAGCGAACGCTCGACGCCGTCATAAGCCAGGGTGTAGATCCGGCGTCCCTCCTCGTCGGAACAGGCGCATGTCCGCTTCCGGATGCGGCGGAGCTAACGGCTCACGCGACCGACCACAATGTCGCGGGCGTTCTCGTTGTGCCGCCGTTTCACTTCCCGGTGGTGTCCGATGACGGTGTGTTTGCCGCGTACGATGCACTTATCCGGGACGTGGACGACGACCGGCTCCGGCTCTATTTCTACCATTTTCCCGACATGACGGGCGTCAAGATCTCTTTTCCCGTCATTCAACGCCTTATCGACGCGCACGGCGAGCAGGTGGCTGGCGTCAAGGACTCCAGTCGAGAGTGGGACCACATGCAGGCACTCTGCCACTCTTTCCCGAATCTTCGTATCTTCTCTGGTACAGAGCGCTTCCTCGCCCCGATCGTAGCGGAAGGTGGTGCCGGGTGCATTTCTGCTACAGTGAATGTCACCGCACCACTTGCACGGAAGGTCTATGCGGGCGCGGTTGCCGGTCAGGACGTCAAGCTCGACCAGGACCGCCTCTCGAACCTTCGAATGGACATCGCACAATATCCGGTCATTACCGCGCTGAAGTGCCTTCTTGCGATGCAAACGGGAGAGACCTCATGGACTCGAACACGCCCTCCGATCATACCTCCAACCGATGATCTTCGCGCCGAACTGGATGGGGTGCTCACCCAGCTCGCTGACCTCGAGGCTCCCACGTCGAGCGCCTGA